The DNA segment CGATCTGCTCCAGACCGCGGTCAACACCGGCACGGGCCGCGCGGCGCAGATCGGGCGGCCGGTGGCCGGCAAGACCGGTACAACCAGCAGCAACAAGGACGGCTATTTCGTCGGCTTCTCAAGCGGCATAACCACCGGCGTATGGATGGGGCGCGACGACAATCGCGTGATCCCCGGTCTCCAGGGCGGCACCGCGCCGGCGCGCGCCTTTTCCGCCTATATGCGCTACGCGGTGGCAAAGCGTCCGGTTGAACAGTTCGATACCGAGCTCAAGCTTCCTGACTGGCAATTGGAGCCCGACGCCGAAGCCATGCAGGGGGATCCGCAAGACTATTATTTCATCGACGAGGACGGCAACCTCGTCGAACGGCCCTCCCCGGGGGCCGGCCCGGGGGATGCGGGCGGGTTGGAGGGAGCGGATGGGGGACGCGATCAGCCCCCCTTCCCGGTGGAGGGCGAACAGCCGACGGTCACGCGCGGCAGCCGCGCCCCCGAGCCCGAGCAGGCGGCGAGCGACGATTTCCTCGACGAGGCGACAGGCGGCGACCCTCCTCCGCGCTAGCGCGGTTACGCCAGCAGCCGCGCGGCCATCGCGCGCACCTCGGCCCCCATATCTGGCCGTTCGAGGGCCAGCGCCAGCGTCGCTTCCACGAAGCCCAGTTTACTGCCGCAGTCGTAGCGGCGGCCCTGGAAAGTGACCGCGTGGAACGGCTGGCTGCCGATCATCCGCGCCATGGCGTCGGTGAGCTGGATCTCACCGCCCGCGCCCTTCCCCTGCCCTTCCAGCACGCGCATGACTTCGGGCTGGAGGATGTAGCGGCCCGAGATGATCTTGTTCGAAGGCGCATCGGCGACGGGCGGCTTCTCGACGAGGCCGGTCACTTCGGTAAGGCTTTCGGCCACCTCCCGCCCCGGCGCGATCACGCCATAGCTCGAGACCTCGTCCCGCGGCACTTCAAGCACGCTGATGAGATTGCCGCCGACCTCACCATAGGCTTCCACCATCTGCTTCATGCAGCCGGTCGAACCCGGGTGGGCGACCATCAGCTCGTCGGGAAGGAAGATCGCGAACGGTTCGTTGCCCACGATCGCGCGCGCGCACCAGATCGCGTGGCCGAGGCCGAGCGGCACCTGCTGGCGCACGGTGATGATATTGCCCGGCGTCGCCCGCGCGCAATCGATGGCATCGAGCGCCTTGCCGCGCGCCGCCATGGTCGCCTCGAGCTCATAGGCGATGTCGAAATGCTCGACGATCGCGGTCTTGCCGCGGCCGGTGACGAAGATCATCTGCTCGATCCCCGCCTCGCGCGCCTCGTCCACCGCATATTGGATCAGCGGGCGATCGACGACGGCGAGCATCTCCTTGGGGATCGCCTTGGTTGCAGGGAGGAAGCGGGTGCCAAGCCCGGCGACGGGAAACACGGCCTTCTTCACGGGCTTGTTCGTCGTCATTAAGCGCCTTTCATGTCTGTTCGCGCGGCGTTCTATGAGCGGCGCGTGACAATTGCCATTGCCGGATATTAGGGCGGGACATGGACAAGCTGATCATCAACGGCGGCAATCGCCTTTCAGGCACCGTTCCCATCTCCGGGGCAAAGAACTCCGCGCTGACGCTGCTTCCCTGCGCGCTGCTCACCGAGGAGCCGTTGACGCTGCGCAACCTGCCGCGGCTCGCCGATATCGACGGCTTCCAGCACCTGATGAACCAGTTCGGCGTGAGCACCGGGATCCAAGGCAATCGCCCGGAAGACTTCGGCCGGGTGATGACGCTCGAAGCCTCGCGCATCACGTCCAATGTTGCGCCCTATGATCTCGTGCGCCGGATGCGCGCCTCGATCCTGGTGCTGGGGCCGCTGCTGGCGCGGACGGGGGAGGCGACGGTCTCGCTCCCAGGCGGCTGCGCGATCGGCAACCGGCCTATCGATCTGCACCTAAAGGCGCTCGAAGCCTTCGGGGCGGAAATCGAAATGGCAGCGGGCTACGTGAAGGCGGTCGCGCCCGGCGGGGTCCTGCCGGGCGGAAACTTCGATTTCCCGGTGGTTTCTGTCGGTGCGACCGAGAACGCGCTGATGGCCGCGGTCCTGGCCAAAGGCACCTGCCGATTGGGCGGCGCGGCGCGCGAGCCGGAGATCGTCGACCTGTGCAACCTGCTTGCCGCCATGGGGGCGCGGATCGAAGGCATCGGCAGCAGCGAGCTCACGATTCACGGTGTGAAGCGGCTGCACGGCGCGACCTACAGCGTCATGCCCGACCGGATCGAGGCGGGAAGCTATGCCTGCGCCGCCGCGATCACCGGGGGCGAGGTGCTGCTCGAAGGCGCGAAGGCGGGCG comes from the Qipengyuania sediminis genome and includes:
- a CDS encoding UTP--glucose-1-phosphate uridylyltransferase, with protein sequence MTTNKPVKKAVFPVAGLGTRFLPATKAIPKEMLAVVDRPLIQYAVDEAREAGIEQMIFVTGRGKTAIVEHFDIAYELEATMAARGKALDAIDCARATPGNIITVRQQVPLGLGHAIWCARAIVGNEPFAIFLPDELMVAHPGSTGCMKQMVEAYGEVGGNLISVLEVPRDEVSSYGVIAPGREVAESLTEVTGLVEKPPVADAPSNKIISGRYILQPEVMRVLEGQGKGAGGEIQLTDAMARMIGSQPFHAVTFQGRRYDCGSKLGFVEATLALALERPDMGAEVRAMAARLLA
- the murA gene encoding UDP-N-acetylglucosamine 1-carboxyvinyltransferase — its product is MDKLIINGGNRLSGTVPISGAKNSALTLLPCALLTEEPLTLRNLPRLADIDGFQHLMNQFGVSTGIQGNRPEDFGRVMTLEASRITSNVAPYDLVRRMRASILVLGPLLARTGEATVSLPGGCAIGNRPIDLHLKALEAFGAEIEMAAGYVKAVAPGGVLPGGNFDFPVVSVGATENALMAAVLAKGTCRLGGAAREPEIVDLCNLLAAMGARIEGIGSSELTIHGVKRLHGATYSVMPDRIEAGSYACAAAITGGEVLLEGAKAGDMGATLHALRNMGVTVSEEPGGVRVAADGALKPVNLTTAPYPGLATDMQAQLMSLLTRAEGASVLTETIFENRYMHVPELTRMGADISVSGRTAVVRGPARLTGAAVMATDLRASMSLIIAALAAAGTSEVRRIYHLDRGYERLEEKLQVVGADITRVGDE